From Pirellulales bacterium, a single genomic window includes:
- a CDS encoding SDR family oxidoreductase, with protein MRVVITGGSGFIGSHLCDRFLGDGHEVVCLDNYLTGSPRNTDHLLEQRGFTRLECDVAEVLPVSGRVDAVLHFASPASPIGYLRNPIETMRCGAQATFLCAELARRHHARLLLASTSEVYGDPLQHPQTETYWGNVNPIGPRSVYDEAKRFAEAAVMAYHREFGLATRIVRIFNTYGPRMQVDDGRALPSFISQALRGEPITVYGDGSQTRSFCYVTDLVDGIVRLLHSDFVEPVNLGNPAELTMRELAEEVVELTSSTSTLVYGDLPEDDPKLRRPDIARAQKVLGWQPSVDRRTGLARTIEYFKAELARVAACDP; from the coding sequence GTGCGTGTGGTGATCACCGGCGGATCGGGCTTCATCGGCTCGCACCTGTGCGATCGCTTCCTGGGCGACGGCCACGAGGTCGTCTGCCTCGACAACTATCTAACCGGTTCGCCCCGCAATACCGATCACCTGCTCGAACAGCGCGGCTTTACGCGGCTCGAATGCGACGTGGCCGAGGTGCTGCCCGTCAGCGGCCGCGTGGATGCGGTTCTGCACTTTGCCTCGCCGGCCAGCCCGATCGGCTACCTGCGCAATCCGATCGAAACGATGCGCTGCGGCGCGCAGGCCACGTTCCTGTGTGCCGAGCTGGCCCGCCGGCATCATGCCCGGCTGCTCCTGGCCAGCACGAGCGAGGTCTACGGCGACCCACTCCAGCATCCGCAAACCGAGACCTATTGGGGCAACGTCAACCCCATCGGGCCGCGCAGCGTCTACGACGAGGCGAAGCGTTTTGCCGAGGCGGCCGTGATGGCCTATCACCGCGAGTTTGGGCTGGCCACGCGGATCGTGCGGATCTTCAACACCTATGGACCGCGAATGCAGGTCGACGACGGCCGGGCACTGCCGAGCTTTATCTCGCAGGCCCTCCGCGGCGAACCCATCACCGTCTATGGCGACGGCAGCCAGACGCGCAGCTTCTGCTACGTCACGGACCTGGTCGATGGCATCGTGCGCCTGTTGCACAGCGACTTCGTCGAGCCGGTCAACTTGGGCAATCCGGCCGAGTTGACGATGCGCGAGCTGGCCGAGGAAGTCGTCGAGCTGACCAGTTCGACCAGCACGCTCGTCTACGGCGACTTGCCCGAGGACGATCCCAAGCTGCGGCGGCCCGACATCGCCCGGGCCCAGAAAGTTCTCGGCTGGCAACCGTCGGTCGATCGCCGCACGGGCCTGGCCCGGACGATCGAATATTTCAAGGCCGAGCTGGCCCGGGTCGCTGCTTGCGATCCGTGA
- the xerD gene encoding site-specific tyrosine recombinase XerD yields MASRSHQPAQPSPSRGGAPRRSTSDQSARPSPGKSGSAHRGPLPNDHRPAAPRFVSVFAEYLRNECHLSDNTVAAYRRDLTRFGQWLDGRQLTRLTIQDLSDYAAWLHGQGLAPASLARHLVSLKMYYRYLQLEGAVQDNPVELLGSQRLWQRVPNVLSPEMIDRLLGAPGADDPLWIRDRALLELLYATGCRVSEISHLELRDLHLDAGYCVCHGKGDKQRVVPLGRRAIAAIERYLADERPRLLRGAVRTAPWVLLSRRGLRLRRESIWELMKKYALRIGAPETVSPHTMRHSFATHLLAGGADLRQVQEMLGHANIATTQIYTHVDHARLKAVHKKFHPRG; encoded by the coding sequence ATGGCGTCACGTTCGCACCAACCGGCACAACCGTCGCCCTCGCGCGGCGGTGCGCCGCGCCGGTCGACGAGCGACCAATCGGCCCGGCCCTCGCCCGGCAAGAGCGGTTCCGCGCATCGCGGCCCGCTTCCCAACGATCATCGGCCGGCGGCGCCGCGCTTCGTTTCGGTATTTGCCGAGTATCTGCGCAACGAGTGCCACCTGTCGGACAACACCGTGGCAGCCTACCGCCGCGATCTGACGCGGTTCGGTCAATGGCTCGACGGACGCCAGTTGACCCGGCTGACCATTCAGGACCTGTCCGACTATGCCGCCTGGCTGCATGGCCAGGGACTGGCCCCGGCCAGCCTGGCGCGGCACCTCGTGTCGCTCAAGATGTATTACCGCTACCTGCAGCTCGAGGGTGCCGTGCAGGACAACCCCGTCGAGCTGCTCGGCAGCCAACGGTTATGGCAGCGCGTGCCGAACGTGTTGTCGCCCGAGATGATCGACCGCCTGCTCGGGGCCCCCGGCGCGGACGATCCGTTGTGGATTCGCGATCGAGCATTGCTGGAACTGCTCTACGCGACGGGCTGTCGCGTGTCGGAAATCTCGCACCTGGAGCTGCGCGATCTGCACCTCGACGCCGGCTACTGCGTCTGTCACGGCAAGGGCGATAAACAGCGCGTGGTGCCCCTCGGACGACGGGCCATCGCCGCCATCGAGCGCTACCTGGCCGACGAACGCCCCCGGCTCTTGCGCGGAGCGGTGCGCACGGCGCCTTGGGTGCTGCTCTCGCGGCGTGGGCTGCGGCTGCGCCGCGAATCGATCTGGGAACTGATGAAGAAATACGCGCTGCGCATCGGGGCACCCGAAACGGTCAGCCCGCACACGATGCGCCACAGCTTCGCAACGCACCTGCTGGCCGGCGGTGCCGACCTGCGCCAGGTGCAGGAGATGCTCGGCCATGCCAATATCGCGACCACGCAGATCTACACGCACGTCGATCATGCGCGGTTGAAGGCCGTGCACAAGAAGTTTCACCCCCGCGGCTAA